Proteins encoded by one window of Mesorhizobium sp. INR15:
- a CDS encoding riboflavin synthase gives MFTGIVTDVGTVAAVKPLREGVGLRIDTAYDPQGIAIGASISCGGVCLTVTALPDGGSNARWFEVEAWEEALRLTTAARWTSGTKLNLERALKIGDELGGHIVSGHVDGMAEIVAREEEGDAVRFTLEAPRELAKFIAPKGSIALDGTSLTVNKVEGTRFDVLLIHHSLTVTTWGERNVGDRVNLEIDTMARYAARLAEAAKEGL, from the coding sequence ATGTTTACCGGAATTGTCACTGATGTCGGCACCGTCGCCGCCGTGAAGCCACTTAGGGAAGGCGTGGGCTTGCGCATCGACACGGCATACGACCCGCAAGGCATCGCCATCGGTGCTTCGATTTCCTGCGGCGGCGTCTGCCTGACCGTGACGGCGTTGCCGGATGGCGGCTCGAACGCGCGCTGGTTCGAGGTCGAGGCCTGGGAGGAGGCGCTGAGGCTGACGACCGCCGCGCGTTGGACGTCCGGCACCAAGCTCAATCTGGAGCGGGCGCTCAAGATCGGCGACGAACTCGGCGGCCACATTGTTTCTGGCCATGTCGACGGCATGGCCGAGATCGTGGCGCGCGAGGAGGAGGGCGACGCCGTGCGCTTCACGCTCGAAGCACCGCGCGAACTGGCAAAATTCATCGCACCGAAGGGCTCGATCGCGCTCGATGGCACCTCTCTCACAGTCAATAAGGTGGAAGGCACGCGCTTCGACGTGCTGCTGATCCACCACTCGCTGACCGTCACGACCTGGGGCGAGCGCAATGTCGGCGACCGCGTCAACCTCGAGATCGACACGATGGCCCGTTATGCGGCGCGCTTGGCGGAGGCCGCGAAAGAGGGACTTTGA
- the ribD gene encoding bifunctional diaminohydroxyphosphoribosylaminopyrimidine deaminase/5-amino-6-(5-phosphoribosylamino)uracil reductase RibD gives MAGLGSSAQDTLDRRFMAAALRLSRKNAGRTSTNPSVGTLIVRDDGAGPMIVGTGVTAVGGRPHAETEALAEAGELARGATAYVTLEPCAHHGRTPPCANALVNAGVARVVGAASDPDPRVSGQGYAILHAAGIEVVEKVLAAEAAEQMAGYLIRSLKKRPEVILKLALSSDGKIGRQGQGQVAITGDIARREVYLMRAEVDGILVGIGTALEDNPALTVRLPGLENRSPARIVLDRQIRLPEASKLVSGIDRVPLYVAACLEADPQRRALLERAGVRFIGTETHEGGVALPELLEDLAALGMASVLVEGGARIAKAFLADGLVDRIVLFHGPEAIGEDGIASPIDANHIPAGFRKLREMHFGVDSYAEWIRDF, from the coding sequence ATGGCTGGACTTGGTTCTTCCGCACAGGACACCCTGGATCGCCGCTTCATGGCGGCCGCGCTTCGGTTGTCTCGCAAGAATGCCGGGCGCACTTCGACCAATCCGTCCGTCGGCACGCTGATCGTGCGCGACGACGGGGCCGGGCCGATGATCGTCGGCACCGGTGTAACCGCGGTTGGCGGCCGGCCGCATGCCGAGACTGAGGCGCTGGCCGAAGCCGGCGAACTGGCCCGCGGTGCCACGGCCTATGTCACGCTGGAGCCCTGCGCCCACCACGGCCGCACGCCGCCTTGCGCCAACGCATTGGTCAATGCCGGCGTGGCGCGTGTCGTCGGAGCCGCCAGCGATCCAGATCCGCGCGTTTCGGGCCAAGGCTACGCCATCCTGCACGCCGCCGGGATCGAAGTGGTCGAAAAGGTGCTCGCGGCGGAAGCGGCCGAACAAATGGCCGGCTATCTGATTCGATCTCTCAAAAAACGCCCCGAAGTGATTCTCAAGCTTGCGCTTTCCAGCGATGGAAAGATTGGCAGGCAGGGCCAGGGTCAGGTGGCCATCACCGGCGACATCGCGCGTCGCGAAGTCTATCTGATGCGCGCCGAGGTCGACGGTATCCTCGTCGGCATTGGCACGGCGCTGGAAGACAACCCGGCGCTGACGGTGCGCTTGCCTGGCCTCGAAAACCGATCGCCGGCGCGTATCGTTCTCGACCGGCAAATCCGCTTGCCGGAAGCATCCAAACTGGTCTCCGGAATCGATCGTGTGCCGCTCTATGTCGCCGCTTGCCTGGAGGCGGATCCGCAGCGGCGTGCCTTGCTCGAGCGTGCCGGCGTGCGCTTCATCGGTACGGAAACGCACGAGGGCGGTGTGGCCCTGCCGGAACTGCTCGAGGATCTGGCCGCCCTCGGCATGGCCAGCGTCCTGGTGGAAGGCGGCGCCAGGATAGCAAAGGCCTTCCTCGCGGATGGGCTGGTCGACCGCATCGTGCTGTTCCATGGCCCGGAAGCGATCGGCGAGGATGGCATTGCATCCCCCATCGACGCCAACCATATCCCTGCAGGTTTCCGCAAATTGCGCGAGATGCATTTTGGCGTGGACAGCTACGCCGAGTGGATAAGAGACTTCTAG
- the nrdR gene encoding transcriptional regulator NrdR, giving the protein MRCPYCQSEDTQVKDSRPAEDGAAIRRRRVCPDCGGRFTTFERVQLRDLVVVKKSGRKVPFDRDKLLRSVEIAVRKRNVDPERIDRAVTGIVRQLESSGETEVASGEVGRLVMEALKSLDDVAYVRFASVYRNFREAKDFHDVLGELKGEEDAS; this is encoded by the coding sequence ATGCGTTGTCCCTATTGCCAGTCCGAAGATACGCAGGTGAAGGATTCGCGTCCTGCCGAGGATGGCGCCGCGATCCGCAGGCGTCGTGTCTGCCCTGATTGCGGCGGCCGCTTCACCACCTTCGAGCGCGTGCAGTTGCGCGACCTCGTCGTGGTGAAGAAGTCGGGGCGAAAAGTGCCGTTTGATCGTGACAAGCTGTTGCGCTCGGTCGAGATCGCCGTGCGCAAGCGCAATGTCGACCCGGAGCGTATCGACCGAGCGGTCACCGGCATCGTGCGCCAGCTCGAGAGTTCGGGCGAAACGGAAGTGGCCTCCGGTGAGGTCGGCCGTCTGGTGATGGAAGCGCTGAAGTCCCTCGACGACGTCGCCTATGTGCGCTTCGCCTCGGTTTACCGCAATTTCCGCGAGGCCAAGGACTTTCATGACGTGCTGGGCGAACTGAAGGGCGAAGAGGACGCCAGCTGA
- the glyA gene encoding serine hydroxymethyltransferase, producing the protein MANAAAASNKFESFFETTLEDADPEIFGSIRNELGRQRHEIELIASENIVSRAVLEAQGSIMTNKYAEGYPGKRYYGGCQFVDVAEELAIERAKKLFGCNFANVQPNSGSQMNQAVFLALLQPGDTFMGLDLNSGGHLTHGSPVNMSGKWFKVVSYGVRKEDHLLDMDAIEKTAHETKPKLILAGGTAYSRVWDWKRFREIADAVGAYLMVDMAHIAGLVAGGVHPSPLPHAHVVTTTTHKSLRGPRGGMILCNDEDIAKKMNSAVFPGLQGGPLMHVIAAKAVAFGEALKPSFKLYAESVAANAKALASSLKETGLDIVSGGTDNHLMLVDLRPKNATGKRAEAALGRANITCNKNGIPFDPEKPFVTSGVRLGTPAGTTRGFGQAEFREIGKLIAEVLDGLKVANSDEGNASVEAAVKAKVVALTDRFPLYPYLG; encoded by the coding sequence ATGGCAAACGCAGCGGCAGCGTCGAACAAATTCGAATCCTTCTTCGAAACCACGCTGGAAGATGCCGATCCGGAAATCTTCGGTTCGATCCGCAACGAACTCGGCCGCCAGCGCCATGAGATCGAGCTGATCGCCTCGGAAAACATCGTCTCGCGCGCCGTGCTCGAAGCGCAGGGCTCAATCATGACCAACAAATATGCCGAGGGTTATCCGGGCAAGCGCTATTACGGTGGCTGTCAGTTCGTCGACGTGGCAGAGGAACTGGCCATCGAGCGCGCCAAGAAGCTGTTTGGCTGCAATTTCGCCAACGTCCAGCCGAATTCAGGCAGCCAGATGAACCAGGCCGTGTTCCTGGCGCTGCTGCAGCCCGGCGATACGTTCATGGGCCTCGACCTCAATTCCGGCGGTCACCTGACCCATGGCTCGCCGGTCAACATGAGCGGCAAGTGGTTCAAGGTCGTGTCCTATGGCGTGCGCAAGGAAGATCACCTGCTCGACATGGACGCGATCGAGAAGACCGCGCACGAGACCAAGCCGAAGCTGATCCTGGCCGGCGGCACTGCTTATTCCAGGGTCTGGGACTGGAAGCGCTTCCGTGAGATCGCCGATGCCGTCGGCGCCTATCTGATGGTCGACATGGCCCACATCGCCGGTCTTGTCGCTGGTGGCGTGCATCCGTCACCTCTGCCGCATGCCCATGTGGTGACCACCACCACGCACAAGTCGCTGCGCGGCCCGCGCGGCGGCATGATCCTGTGCAACGACGAGGATATCGCCAAGAAGATGAATTCGGCGGTGTTTCCGGGCCTGCAGGGCGGTCCGCTGATGCATGTCATCGCCGCCAAGGCGGTGGCCTTCGGCGAAGCGCTGAAGCCGAGCTTCAAACTCTATGCCGAAAGCGTTGCCGCCAACGCCAAGGCGCTCGCCTCGAGCCTGAAGGAGACGGGTCTCGACATCGTTTCCGGCGGCACCGACAACCATCTGATGCTGGTTGACCTGCGTCCCAAGAACGCCACCGGCAAGCGCGCCGAGGCTGCGCTCGGCCGCGCCAACATCACCTGCAACAAGAACGGCATCCCGTTCGACCCGGAAAAGCCTTTCGTCACCTCGGGTGTGCGGCTTGGCACGCCGGCCGGCACCACGCGCGGCTTCGGCCAGGCCGAGTTCCGCGAGATCGGCAAGCTGATCGCCGAAGTGCTGGACGGCCTGAAGGTTGCCAATTCCGACGAGGGCAATGCCAGCGTCGAAGCGGCGGTGAAGGCCAAGGTCGTTGCGCTGACCGACCGTTTCCCGCTCTACCCCTATCTCGGCTAA
- a CDS encoding Na+/H+ antiporter: MQIAIFILVVLAFVTLSGALVRLVRVPLPVLQIAIGAALAWPARGVHFEIDPELFLLVFIPPLLFGDAFAAPKRELIALRGPILDLAIGLVFFTIVGFGYALHWLVPSIPLVVAFALAAVLSPTDAVAVSSIVDRTVVPARLMHILEGESLLNDASGLVMFRFAVAAALTGSFSFAGASLSLLYAVAIGILAGIAALFIAAKALQILGRITTTPPEAQVLVILLLPFVAYLVAEHFGASGILAAVTAGLLTGYSGIVRYMAVSARIQTFSLWSMLTFMFNGALFILLGLQLPDIIRKVPPELTTRHWLFEPALTVLLLTLCLIGLRFVWIWIGDIGAGLAARLGNRKAQPFGVRVRLAGSVAGVRGAITLAGILSLPLALQDGSPFPARDLVIFLAAGVIICSLAIASLTLPTIARGLVEPGEDLGAAEERKARVGAANAAIAKIEGLASDGSEGDAADTRLAIAESVVSIYRRRIALSDDGEEARADARDTGRLEVELRIAGIEAERTELQKMLRRGDINDHTARKLFTEITFSEAVLKGRAPQ; the protein is encoded by the coding sequence ATGCAAATCGCCATCTTCATCCTCGTTGTGCTCGCCTTCGTGACGCTGTCGGGCGCGCTGGTGCGGCTGGTGCGCGTGCCGCTGCCGGTACTGCAGATCGCCATTGGCGCCGCTCTGGCGTGGCCGGCGCGAGGTGTTCACTTCGAGATCGATCCTGAGCTTTTTCTGCTGGTATTCATTCCACCGCTTCTGTTCGGCGACGCGTTCGCGGCGCCGAAACGGGAACTGATCGCGTTGCGCGGCCCGATCCTCGATCTCGCCATTGGGCTCGTCTTCTTCACCATCGTTGGCTTCGGCTATGCCTTGCACTGGCTGGTGCCGAGCATCCCGCTGGTCGTCGCCTTCGCTTTGGCCGCCGTGCTGTCGCCCACCGATGCGGTTGCCGTGTCTTCGATCGTCGACCGCACTGTCGTTCCGGCGCGGCTGATGCACATTCTCGAAGGCGAATCGCTGCTCAACGACGCGTCGGGCCTGGTGATGTTCCGCTTCGCCGTCGCCGCGGCGCTGACAGGCAGCTTTTCCTTCGCGGGCGCATCGTTGAGTCTCCTTTATGCCGTGGCGATCGGCATCCTGGCCGGCATAGCCGCGCTGTTCATTGCCGCCAAGGCGCTGCAGATTCTCGGCCGTATCACGACCACTCCGCCGGAAGCGCAGGTGCTCGTCATTCTCCTGCTGCCCTTCGTCGCCTATCTCGTCGCCGAGCACTTCGGTGCCTCGGGCATTCTTGCGGCGGTCACCGCCGGTCTCCTGACCGGATATTCCGGCATCGTCCGCTACATGGCGGTCTCGGCGCGCATCCAGACATTTTCTCTCTGGTCGATGTTGACCTTCATGTTCAATGGCGCGCTGTTCATCCTGCTTGGGCTGCAGCTTCCCGATATCATCCGCAAGGTGCCGCCGGAGCTGACGACCCGGCACTGGCTGTTCGAGCCGGCATTGACCGTCCTTTTGCTCACCCTTTGTCTGATCGGCCTGCGCTTCGTCTGGATATGGATCGGCGACATCGGCGCCGGCCTCGCCGCCAGGCTCGGCAACCGCAAGGCGCAGCCGTTCGGCGTTCGCGTCAGGCTGGCTGGATCGGTGGCCGGCGTGCGTGGCGCCATAACGCTCGCCGGCATCCTTTCGCTGCCGCTCGCCTTGCAGGATGGATCGCCCTTTCCAGCCCGCGATCTCGTCATTTTCCTGGCCGCTGGCGTTATCATCTGCTCGCTGGCGATCGCCAGCCTTACCTTGCCGACCATCGCGCGCGGTCTTGTCGAGCCCGGTGAGGACCTCGGTGCGGCCGAGGAACGCAAGGCACGGGTCGGCGCCGCCAATGCGGCCATAGCCAAAATTGAAGGCCTGGCCAGCGATGGCAGCGAAGGAGACGCTGCCGACACAAGGCTCGCTATCGCCGAAAGCGTCGTCTCCATCTACCGGCGCCGTATTGCCCTGTCCGATGACGGCGAGGAAGCGCGCGCCGACGCTCGCGATACTGGCCGGCTGGAGGTTGAACTCAGGATTGCCGGCATTGAGGCGGAACGAACCGAGTTGCAAAAAATGCTCCGCCGCGGCGACATCAATGATCACACGGCGCGCAAGCTGTTCACCGAAATCACCTTCTCCGAAGCGGTGCTGAAGGGGCGCGCGCCGCAATAG
- a CDS encoding LuxR C-terminal-related transcriptional regulator yields MLSQIMSRAEAAFAAQTPEQASLSFFAAVEGLGASYLQTRFYRRPTMRLTSASHWAAGGFITRVAPDTWPGSSAFDYVCLECNPLLTAIRESRTRYRFSDFAPRHDQGFKAYWDAMSEANIYDALCATSYGPDGSIASLHLGFPEQDLAPEESFAIQMAGLVLTERLISLSTPPPATPPKLSARERDCLALAADGKTNWEISVILSIAEATVRFHIDNARRKLGAVNRAHAVACLLNQRLI; encoded by the coding sequence ATGCTATCGCAAATCATGTCTCGTGCTGAAGCTGCCTTCGCGGCGCAAACGCCCGAGCAAGCAAGTCTAAGCTTCTTCGCCGCGGTGGAAGGCCTGGGGGCTTCCTACCTGCAGACCCGCTTCTATAGGCGGCCGACAATGCGGCTGACCTCGGCCAGCCACTGGGCAGCGGGCGGCTTCATCACCCGGGTTGCCCCCGACACCTGGCCGGGAAGCTCGGCATTCGACTATGTGTGCCTGGAATGCAATCCGCTGCTGACTGCTATACGTGAAAGCCGGACCCGCTATCGCTTCAGCGATTTCGCGCCAAGGCACGATCAAGGTTTCAAGGCCTACTGGGACGCGATGAGCGAAGCGAACATATACGACGCGCTGTGCGCCACGTCCTATGGCCCCGACGGGTCGATCGCTTCTCTTCATCTCGGTTTTCCAGAACAGGACCTGGCGCCGGAAGAGAGTTTTGCGATTCAAATGGCCGGCCTTGTCCTGACGGAGCGGCTGATAAGCCTGTCCACGCCACCCCCGGCAACGCCGCCAAAACTGTCAGCGCGCGAGCGTGATTGCCTGGCCCTGGCCGCCGACGGAAAGACCAACTGGGAAATCTCAGTGATCCTGAGCATCGCGGAGGCGACCGTGCGCTTTCACATCGACAATGCGCGCCGCAAACTGGGCGCGGTCAACCGGGCGCATGCGGTGGCGTGCCTGCTGAACCAGCGATTGATCTAG
- a CDS encoding murein L,D-transpeptidase, with the protein MKTSRRLFLSGASALAAAVVAGSANAQDVIGDILKSSARGNWDDQFDARASEGGKVASTLPIFSPQTVSFTEQAITQYQNIVAQGGWQPVPDTKKLMLGVDDPDVVPLRKRLMVSGDLAQSAGISTAFDSYVDSAVKRFQLRHGLPADGSLGKYTYAAMNVSAQVRLGQLQTNLQRLREKAGTLGNRYVLVDIPAAQIEAVENDRVVLRHTAIVGKIDRQTPIVNSKINEIIVNPYWNAPVSIVRKDIIPLMRKNPSYLKDSHIRLFAPDGSEVDPLNVDWSTDDAAKYRFRQDPGAGNAMASVKINFPSPDGVYMHDTPQQSLFGKMMRFDSSGCVRVQNVRDLVTWVLRDTPGWDRQHFEAAIKTGENTPVQVTNPVPVHFLYLSAWSTGPGVVQFRDDVYALDGANELQITSSL; encoded by the coding sequence ATGAAAACCAGCCGCCGTCTCTTCCTTTCCGGAGCCTCCGCGCTCGCAGCCGCCGTGGTTGCTGGCAGTGCGAACGCTCAGGACGTGATTGGGGATATCCTGAAATCCTCGGCCCGTGGCAATTGGGACGACCAGTTCGATGCCCGCGCCAGCGAAGGCGGCAAGGTCGCGTCGACGCTGCCGATCTTCAGCCCACAGACCGTTTCCTTCACCGAACAGGCGATTACACAATACCAGAACATCGTCGCCCAAGGCGGTTGGCAGCCGGTTCCGGACACCAAGAAGCTGATGCTTGGCGTAGATGATCCTGACGTCGTGCCGCTGCGCAAGCGCTTGATGGTTTCCGGTGATCTGGCGCAGAGCGCCGGCATTTCGACAGCCTTCGATTCTTATGTCGACTCGGCGGTCAAGCGCTTCCAGTTGCGTCACGGCCTGCCGGCCGACGGCTCATTGGGCAAATACACCTATGCGGCAATGAATGTTTCGGCGCAGGTTCGGCTTGGCCAGTTGCAGACCAATCTGCAGCGGCTGCGCGAGAAGGCCGGCACGCTCGGCAATCGCTATGTGCTGGTCGATATTCCGGCCGCGCAGATCGAGGCGGTCGAGAACGATCGCGTCGTGCTTCGCCATACCGCCATCGTCGGCAAGATTGATCGCCAGACGCCGATCGTCAATTCCAAGATCAACGAGATCATCGTCAATCCGTATTGGAACGCGCCGGTCTCGATCGTGCGCAAGGACATCATTCCGCTGATGCGGAAGAATCCGAGTTATCTGAAGGACAGCCATATTCGCTTGTTCGCACCGGATGGCAGCGAGGTCGATCCGCTGAATGTCGACTGGTCGACCGACGATGCAGCCAAGTACCGTTTCCGCCAGGATCCGGGCGCCGGCAACGCGATGGCCTCGGTCAAGATCAATTTCCCGAGCCCGGACGGCGTCTACATGCACGACACGCCGCAGCAGAGCCTGTTCGGCAAGATGATGCGCTTTGATTCCTCCGGCTGCGTGCGCGTGCAGAACGTGCGCGATCTCGTCACCTGGGTGCTGCGCGATACACCTGGCTGGGATCGCCAGCATTTCGAAGCGGCGATCAAGACCGGCGAAAATACGCCGGTGCAGGTCACCAACCCGGTGCCAGTCCATTTCCTCTATCTCTCGGCCTGGTCGACAGGTCCGGGTGTGGTGCAGTTCCGCGATGACGTCTACGCCCTCGACGGGGCCAATGAGCTACAGATCACGTCTTCGCTCTAA